A genomic region of Nostoc sp. UHCC 0702 contains the following coding sequences:
- a CDS encoding S-methyl-5'-thioadenosine phosphorylase — protein sequence MTQAKIGIIGGSGLYKMDALKDVEEVQVQTPFGLPSDALILGTLDETRVAFLARHGRNHTLLPSEVPFRANIYAMKQLGVEYLISASAVGSLKEEAKPLDMVVPDQFIDRTKNRVSTFFGEGIVAHIAFGEPICQNLAGVVGDAIASLNLPEVTLHRGGTYVCMEGPAFSTKAESHLYRSWGATIIGMTNLPEAKLAREAEIAYATLALVTDYDCWHPDHDSVTVEMVIGNLQRNAVNAQKAIQETVRRLSENPPPSDAHSALKYAILTQLDKAPTQTKEKLGLLLQKYL from the coding sequence ATGACTCAAGCTAAAATTGGGATTATTGGTGGCAGCGGTTTATACAAAATGGATGCCCTCAAAGATGTAGAAGAGGTGCAAGTCCAAACGCCTTTTGGTTTACCTTCTGATGCTTTAATTTTGGGAACTTTAGATGAGACTAGAGTAGCTTTTTTAGCACGTCATGGTCGTAATCATACTTTATTGCCTTCAGAGGTACCGTTTCGTGCCAACATCTATGCAATGAAGCAACTCGGTGTAGAGTATTTAATCTCAGCCAGTGCTGTGGGTTCTTTGAAGGAAGAGGCTAAACCACTGGATATGGTGGTACCAGATCAGTTTATTGACAGAACGAAAAATAGAGTTTCTACCTTTTTTGGTGAAGGCATTGTGGCTCATATTGCTTTTGGTGAACCGATTTGTCAAAATTTAGCTGGGGTAGTAGGAGATGCGATCGCTTCTCTGAATTTACCAGAAGTGACTCTACATCGCGGTGGCACTTATGTATGCATGGAAGGCCCGGCATTTTCCACTAAGGCAGAATCGCATCTTTACCGCAGTTGGGGTGCAACAATAATTGGGATGACGAATTTGCCAGAGGCGAAGTTAGCCAGGGAAGCAGAAATTGCCTATGCAACTTTAGCGCTGGTGACAGATTACGATTGTTGGCATCCAGACCACGATAGTGTGACAGTGGAAATGGTGATTGGTAATTTGCAACGTAATGCAGTCAATGCTCAAAAAGCGATTCAAGAAACTGTACGGCGTTTGAGTGAAAATCCACCGCCTAGTGATGCACATTCGGCTTTGAAGTATGCAATTTTAACTCAGTTGGATAAAGCGCCGACACAGACGAAGGAGAAGTTGGGGTTGTTGTTGCAGAAATATTTGTGA
- a CDS encoding IS1 family transposase (programmed frameshift), giving the protein MQCPYCESTEIRKNGKRRGKQNHICTNCDRQFIDVYDPPKGYSEELKQECLKMYLNGMGFRGIERVKGVHHTTIIYWVKQIGKKLPDVPKEDIVPEVGELDELETFIGSKKTIWLWTAVNHFTQGILAWVLGDHSAETFEPLWEIVKQWESYFYVTDGWKVYPSFIPDGDQIVSKTYMTRVENENTRLRHYLARLHRKTLCYSKSEQMLRHSIKLLLHYLKYQIVPT; this is encoded by the exons GTGCAATGTCCATACTGTGAGTCTACGGAAATTAGAAAGAATGGAAAACGCAGAGGTAAACAAAATCACATCTGTACTAACTGCGATCGCCAATTTATTGATGTGTACGATCCGCCAAAAGGATACTCAGAGGAACTCAAACAAGAATGTTTAAAAATGTATCTTAATGGTATGGGTTTTCGTGGTATTGAACGGGTTAAAGGTGTACATCATACTACTATAATTTATTGGGTAAAACAAATAGGAAAAAAGCTGCCAGACGTACCAAAAGAAGATATTGTACCAGAAGTTGGAGAACTGGATGAATTAGAGACATTCATAGGTTCAAAAAAAACA ATCTGGCTGTGGACAGCAGTAAATCACTTTACTCAAGGTATTTTAGCCTGGGTCTTAGGAGACCATAGTGCGGAAACATTTGAGCCATTATGGGAAATTGTGAAACAGTGGGAAAGCTATTTTTATGTGACCGATGGCTGGAAAGTTTACCCCAGTTTTATACCCGATGGAGACCAAATTGTGAGTAAAACATATATGACGCGAGTAGAAAATGAAAATACTCGATTGCGTCATTATCTTGCACGCCTTCACAGAAAAACTTTATGCTATTCCAAATCAGAACAAATGCTGAGACACTCAATTAAATTGTTACTTCATTATTTAAAGTATCAAATTGTACCTACATAA
- a CDS encoding NAD(P)H-hydrate dehydratase yields MQGCRGAGVQGSRGAGGEITSSSPSSPSSPSSPSSPSSPLSFSSTRVGILVGPGHNGGDALVVARELYFRGYEVWIYSPFSKFKELTSQHLQYAQSLGIPYYQEISQVPDCDFLVDGLFGYGLERRLTDSIAAAINQVNEWNQPIISIDLPSGLHTDTGEVLGTAIRATHTFCLGLWKLGLLQDQALDDLGKAELIDFDIPLADVQAVVGNAPQIKRITPATALATLPLPRLPVTHKYKEGHLLLICGSRRYAGGAILTALGARASGVGMLSIAVPESLKPLLVSHLPEALIVGCPETETGAIAQLQLPQKTDLSSFNAIAIGPGLTTDATSIVQQVIASDGRLILDADGLNILAQMGTTPTLQKRQATTILTPHTGEFQRLFPDIADPKQDRVKAVREAAAQTGAVVLLKGARTAIANPQGLVWINPESTPALARGGSGDVLTGLLGGLLAQAATKQIAVEDIVATAAWWHSQAGILAAQERTELGVDAFTLTQYLIKVVSCSAFNLHI; encoded by the coding sequence GTGCAGGGGTGCAGGGGAGCAGGGGTGCAGGGGAGCAGGGGAGCAGGGGGAGAAATTACTTCCTCATCTCCCTCATCCCCCTCATCCCCCTCATCCCCCTCATCTCCCTCATCTCCCCTGTCGTTTTCAAGCACCCGCGTCGGAATTCTCGTTGGCCCTGGTCATAATGGGGGCGATGCTTTGGTGGTGGCCCGTGAACTATATTTTCGTGGGTATGAGGTTTGGATTTATTCTCCTTTTTCTAAGTTTAAGGAATTAACCTCCCAGCACTTACAGTATGCCCAGAGTTTGGGTATCCCATATTATCAGGAAATATCACAAGTGCCAGATTGTGATTTTTTGGTTGATGGTTTGTTTGGATATGGCTTAGAAAGAAGGCTCACCGATTCTATCGCTGCTGCAATTAATCAAGTTAATGAATGGAATCAGCCAATTATTAGTATCGATTTGCCTTCGGGTTTGCATACTGATACGGGTGAGGTTTTGGGTACTGCTATTCGCGCTACTCACACCTTTTGCTTGGGTTTGTGGAAGTTGGGTTTGTTACAAGACCAGGCTTTAGATGATCTCGGCAAAGCTGAGTTAATTGATTTTGATATTCCTTTGGCTGATGTGCAAGCTGTTGTGGGGAATGCACCTCAAATTAAACGTATTACACCAGCAACGGCACTTGCTACTCTACCGCTACCCCGTCTACCTGTTACCCACAAGTATAAGGAAGGTCATTTACTTTTGATTTGCGGTTCGCGTCGCTATGCTGGTGGTGCAATTTTAACTGCTTTGGGGGCGCGAGCAAGTGGTGTGGGAATGCTCTCAATTGCAGTACCAGAATCTTTGAAACCTCTTTTGGTGTCACATTTGCCAGAAGCGCTGATTGTTGGTTGTCCAGAAACGGAAACTGGAGCGATCGCTCAACTACAATTACCACAAAAGACTGATTTAAGTTCGTTTAATGCGATCGCTATTGGCCCTGGTTTAACCACAGATGCTACTTCCATTGTGCAACAGGTAATAGCCAGCGATGGTCGCTTAATTCTTGATGCTGATGGTTTAAATATCCTGGCACAAATGGGAACTACCCCCACCTTACAAAAGCGACAAGCCACAACAATACTTACACCCCATACTGGTGAATTTCAGCGGTTGTTTCCCGATATTGCCGACCCCAAGCAAGATAGAGTCAAAGCTGTGAGAGAAGCAGCGGCACAAACTGGGGCTGTGGTATTGTTGAAAGGAGCAAGGACAGCGATCGCTAACCCCCAAGGTTTAGTTTGGATAAATCCCGAAAGTACTCCAGCTTTGGCGCGTGGCGGTAGTGGTGATGTGTTAACTGGGCTACTGGGTGGATTGTTGGCACAAGCAGCAACTAAACAAATTGCTGTAGAAGATATAGTAGCGACTGCTGCTTGGTGGCATTCGCAAGCGGGTATCTTAGCAGCCCAAGAACGCACCGAATTAGGTGTAGATGCCTTTACATTAACACAGTATTTAATCAAAGTTGTCAGCTGTTCTGCATTTAACTTGCATATATAG
- the mnmA gene encoding tRNA 2-thiouridine(34) synthase MnmA — protein MKKVVVGLSGGVDSSTAAAILHNQGAEVIGLTLWLMKGKGQCCSEGMIDAAYICEQLGIPHQVVDIRDVFQTNIIDYLVTGYSAGITPLPCSQCNKTVKFGPMVQYAREQLGCDRIATGHYAQIRYEEATGRYQLLRAVDRNKDQSYFLYDLSQDLLAASVFPLGELQKADTRRIAAEYGLKTADKPESQDLCLVESNGSMRAFLDKYLAPKKGDIVDTTGKILGQHDGIHHYTIGQRKGLGVAAPEPLYVIELDAVNNKVIVGDRTKATQPECTVNRVNWVSIAEPSTPIHAEVQIRYRSAPVPVTVIPLENSRVRLVFDEPQFSITPGQAAVWYDGDKVLGGGIIEQFSLNSNSSR, from the coding sequence ATGAAAAAAGTCGTAGTTGGTCTTTCTGGTGGCGTTGACAGTTCTACCGCCGCTGCTATCCTACATAATCAGGGCGCCGAAGTGATTGGTCTGACCCTTTGGCTGATGAAAGGCAAAGGACAATGTTGCTCTGAAGGAATGATCGACGCGGCTTATATCTGTGAACAACTGGGAATTCCCCATCAGGTTGTGGATATTCGAGATGTCTTTCAGACAAATATTATTGATTATTTGGTAACTGGTTATAGCGCGGGAATCACGCCTTTGCCTTGCTCCCAGTGCAATAAAACAGTCAAGTTTGGGCCAATGGTACAATATGCCCGTGAACAACTGGGATGCGATCGCATTGCTACGGGTCATTATGCCCAAATTCGCTATGAGGAAGCTACTGGGCGTTACCAGTTGCTAAGAGCAGTTGACCGCAACAAAGACCAGTCATACTTCCTTTATGATTTGTCTCAGGATTTACTCGCTGCGTCTGTGTTTCCTCTGGGTGAACTGCAAAAAGCAGACACGCGCCGCATCGCTGCTGAATACGGACTGAAAACCGCTGATAAGCCAGAAAGCCAAGACTTGTGCTTAGTGGAAAGTAACGGTTCCATGCGGGCATTTTTGGATAAGTATCTAGCCCCCAAAAAAGGCGATATTGTGGATACCACAGGCAAAATTTTGGGACAGCATGATGGTATCCATCACTACACCATTGGTCAGCGTAAAGGGTTGGGTGTTGCAGCCCCCGAACCGCTGTATGTGATTGAATTAGATGCAGTCAATAATAAAGTGATAGTAGGCGATCGCACCAAGGCAACCCAACCAGAATGTACAGTTAATCGGGTAAACTGGGTTTCTATAGCTGAACCATCGACCCCGATTCATGCCGAAGTGCAAATTCGTTATCGTTCCGCCCCTGTACCAGTGACAGTTATACCTCTGGAAAACTCCCGTGTGCGCCTAGTGTTTGATGAACCCCAGTTCAGCATCACTCCCGGACAAGCTGCGGTGTGGTACGACGGGGATAAGGTATTAGGTGGCGGTATTATTGAACAATTTAGCTTAAACAGCAATTCATCTCGATGA
- a CDS encoding NACHT domain-containing protein: MPKRQRLTLKVSERGKTLIKEARRKKIEQARKERIELQGKIEKAWDMDEIFLREASKILEPHLNWDNTQTYAVALATWKRFREARQAINAVTFKAFCQVLDLQWEKIAENDVESRINLSEAPPLSSFYGRTQELAELRKWLTQERCRLVIVHGIGGIGKSALIRHLVDKIADKYDYLIWLSLESAPPFEQILIKLVQFLSKGEKESGDISQIMQYLQEQKCLIILDNWEEITGADSEDYAKYSLFLEKIAKNTHKSNLLLVSRKITPNIQILEGQLVRCKKLGALTYQEAKEILIAEGLSGTDRELEEFSRRYSNPWILKRITPQIHTVFDGEISPFMDISIFVDDVITDFLDQQFKVIKKDEINLIYWVALRRNSATWNQLVQDIKQFLSYNQLFQTLNDLIERRSLIAKNIEDIPIRYILDPVILKYTTKRFVQKNLLEIIQVIKSQSIEGSELFISHSFITEHPKDEELNQEQIRRIVKPIQKMLLAELGSQQQLEDELRKVILLLEDRGFTQGYGYQNISHLISVGEQS; encoded by the coding sequence ATGCCTAAAAGACAACGCTTAACCCTCAAAGTTTCTGAAAGAGGAAAAACACTCATTAAGGAAGCCAGAAGAAAAAAAATTGAACAAGCCAGAAAGGAAAGAATTGAGTTACAAGGCAAGATTGAAAAGGCTTGGGATATGGATGAAATATTTCTTAGGGAAGCAAGTAAAATTCTAGAACCACATCTAAATTGGGATAATACCCAAACATACGCTGTAGCTTTAGCAACTTGGAAACGCTTTCGGGAAGCAAGGCAAGCCATTAATGCTGTTACATTCAAAGCTTTTTGCCAAGTGTTAGACTTACAGTGGGAAAAAATAGCAGAAAATGATGTAGAATCCCGCATCAACCTGAGCGAAGCACCTCCTCTGTCTAGTTTTTATGGTCGCACCCAAGAGTTAGCTGAACTTCGGAAATGGCTGACTCAAGAACGTTGTCGGTTAGTTATTGTTCACGGAATAGGAGGAATTGGGAAAAGCGCCTTAATTCGCCATTTAGTAGATAAAATTGCTGATAAATATGATTACTTAATCTGGCTTTCTCTAGAATCAGCACCTCCATTTGAACAAATCCTGATAAAACTAGTACAATTCCTATCTAAAGGTGAAAAAGAATCAGGGGATATTTCTCAAATCATGCAGTATTTACAGGAACAAAAATGTTTAATAATACTGGATAATTGGGAAGAAATCACAGGTGCTGATAGCGAAGATTATGCAAAATATAGCCTATTTTTAGAGAAAATTGCCAAAAATACCCATAAAAGCAATTTATTATTAGTAAGTAGAAAAATAACTCCTAATATCCAAATATTAGAGGGACAATTAGTTCGTTGCAAAAAATTGGGAGCTTTAACCTACCAAGAAGCAAAAGAAATTTTAATAGCAGAAGGTCTATCTGGTACAGATAGGGAATTAGAGGAATTTAGCAGGCGTTATAGTAACCCGTGGATACTTAAAAGAATTACACCGCAGATTCATACTGTATTTGATGGTGAAATTTCGCCATTTATGGATATATCGATTTTTGTTGATGATGTGATTACTGACTTTTTAGATCAGCAATTTAAAGTAATCAAAAAAGATGAAATCAATCTAATATATTGGGTAGCTCTCAGACGCAATTCAGCTACTTGGAATCAGCTAGTACAAGATATTAAACAGTTTTTATCTTATAATCAGTTATTTCAAACTTTAAATGATTTAATAGAAAGACGTTCTTTAATTGCTAAAAATATAGAAGATATTCCCATACGCTATATACTAGATCCAGTGATTTTGAAGTATACTACGAAGCGATTTGTTCAAAAAAATTTACTAGAAATTATCCAAGTAATTAAAAGTCAAAGTATTGAAGGTTCTGAACTGTTTATTAGTCATAGTTTCATCACAGAACATCCAAAAGATGAGGAACTCAATCAAGAGCAAATTAGACGGATTGTTAAACCCATTCAAAAAATGCTATTGGCTGAGTTGGGTAGTCAGCAGCAACTTGAAGATGAACTGAGGAAAGTTATTTTACTCTTGGAAGATAGAGGATTTACCCAAGGGTATGGATATCAAAATATCTCACATCTGATTTCGGTTGGCGAACAAAGCTAA